A window of Plantibacter sp. PA-3-X8 genomic DNA:
TCGAGCGTTGACCCCCGAACGGGGTGCACGAAACGCACGACGCGAACGCGACACGGCGGTGTTGCGTCACGCGAGGTGCCTCCCGTCCGCTACCTTCGAGGTGGGGGCGTCACCCGTGAGCCGGTCCCGGAAGCCGCAAGCTTCTTGGTCGACCGGTTGCTAGACGCCTCAAGTGAGGGCGAGGTATTCGGGTTACCTCGCCCTCACGCTTGCCCGCTGCATCTTCCGGCCCGGCCGTACGTCCTCGACGGTAGGCTGAAACGATGCAGGAGATCACCCCAACCGAACTGAGCAAGCTCGAGCAGGCCGTCATCATCGACGTCCGCGAAGCCGACGAGGTCGCCGTCGCCAGCGTGCCCGGTGCCCGGCACCTGCCGATGTCGTCCTTCCTCGACCACCTCGACGAGGTGCCCCGCGAAGAGACCGTGTACGTGATGTGTCACTCCGGCGGCCGCAGTGCCCGGGTCACGGGCTACCTCGAACAGCAGGGGTATGACGCCGTGAACGTCACCGGGGGCATCTCCGAGTGGGCCGCCAGCGGCCTGCCGGTCGAGCGTCCTGCCGACGCCGGCTGATTCGTCCCCGACGAGCGGATCGCGATCGTCGCGCGCCGTGCCGTGCGGTGCGGGCGATCGGATCAGCGCCGCTTGCGTCTCGCGATCTCGTCCGCGAGCTGCTGCACCAGGGCGGGGTCCGCGTCGCGCGCGAGGGCGACGTAGTGGTCCATGACGTCCGGGCGGTAGCGCACGGGCAACGTCTGTCCGGGGGCGAGTCGAGTGAGCTCCGTGATCGTGAAGCTCTCGTCGGCGATCCCGCGGAATGAGCGGCCGTCGGCGGTCTCCACGTCGAGCATCAGGACCAGGCGTGGATTGTTGTTGACCTCCCGCCAATCGACGAGGACACCGAGCGCCAGCGTCCCGGTCCGCAGTTCGGCGTTCCGCTTGCGAGCATCTCCGCTGAGGACCGGATTCGGGGCGACGCCGGGGAATGCGGGCCCGGCGCCCAGTGCTTCCCGACTCAGGTCAGGCCTGAGCTGCGCCATGAGATCGTCGAGCTTCCTCTTCGAGCCGAACATCCCGCACCCTCCCGCACCTCGGCACCGGGTTCTCGACCCGGTGTGTGGCCTTCACCGCGATTGTAGGCCAGGGCCGTTCGCGACCGCCGTCGCCGGAGGAGTCTGGCCTAGCGCGCGTCGATGAGCGGCCGGAGGTGACGGTTCCAGGCCCACGTCCCAGCTCCGACCGCCGCGAAGGCGAGCGACCCCAGCAGGAGTCCGACGAGCGTGTCACCCGCACCCGGAACCGTCGCCGTCGGGCCCAGGAGTCCGAACAGCAGTGTGAATCCCACGAACGCGCTGCCGAGCCACACCGGCCTCGACCAGGCGAGGATGGCGCGTCCACCGAGCGGCCCGAGGGGGAGGAGTGCGATCGACGCGGATCCGATCCCCGCGATCGCGGTCAGGTTCACGGCCTCGACGAGCATCGCGCCCACGCCGCTGCTCGGCTCGCCGGCCAGCGCCGACACGAGCCAGGCGATCGAACCGAGCCCGGCGGCCGCAGCGATCCGGGCCAGCGCGAGGCGGCCCGCGATGCGTGGTGTGATGGCGCCGCAATCGGTCTCCGCCGAGGATGTCGAGCCGGCTTCATGCGTTTCGGGTCTCCGTGTGGGTCGGAGTTCGGTCAGTAGCGCGAAGAGCAGAGCCGGCTGCAGGGCCAGGAGGCGTGAGAGCGCGGTGACGACACCGACCGCCACCAGTCCGCCGACACGGACGCTGACGCGCATCGAGCCCAGCCTGGCTCGGCGTGCGACGACGAGCTGCGCGAGGAGGCCCACGACGTTGATCGCGACCACGGCGATGAGTGAGGCGAACCACAGCCGGAGGTACGCCGGCTGACCGGTCACCGGGTGCGCGAACATGAGGATGCCTGCCGCGAGCACGGCGGTGACGACGGCCATCGCCGTGCGACTCGGGAGCGGGACCGACGGGACCCGCTCGAACTCGTCCCTCGGTCGGTTGCGCCCGGTCACCGCTGCACGACGACGGTCGGCGATCGTGGCGCGCCAGGGGGCGATGGAGGTAGCGAGGAGTCGGGCCGGGATCGCGATGAGCGCCACCGCCGCGAGGGCGAGGAGTGCGGCGAGCCACCAGACCGGCTGGCCGCGTCCGTCGATCGTGGAGGCGAGGGTTTGCGTGAACGGCGTCGTCCCTGACCAGAGTCCGCCACCACCGGTGGGTGGAGCGGCGCCTGGTGCCGGTTCGCCGCTCGGCGACGGGGTCGGCTGCTGCGTCCCCGGAGCGGGTGTCCCCGGCGCGGGCGCGGGCTCGGTGCCGTCGGACGGCGATGGGGAGGCGGACGGTGCCGGCGTGGCGGGCGCGGCCGATGCGTCGCCGAACGTCAGGGTGATCGCCGTACTCCCCCCGCTCGTGTTGCCCGCGGCATCCTGTTGGATCGCGAGGACGACGTGCGCGCCCTCCGGTACGCCCCCGCCCGAGCAACTCCACACGCCACCGGTGACGACCGCCGTGCAGACCGACGTCGAGTCGGCGAAGACGGTGACGGTCGCGCCCTCCTCGCCGGTGCCGGCGTAGCTTGCCGCCGAGGTCGGCATCGCCTGTCCGGCCGTCGGTGAGGACATGACAGGCGGGGCCGGAGCGTCGCGGTCGATGGTGAGCACGACCGGGGCGGACGCGTCGGAGCGCTGAGTGCCGCTGAACGAAGCCTGCTGCGTCGCCGTCACGGAGACGTCGCCGGCCGGCAGCGGCTCGCCCAGCACGCAGAACCAGCTTCCGGAGCTGTCCGCCGCGAAACTGCAGGTGGCACCGGAGTCGGCGCGGACCGTCACCGTCGCTCCGGGGTGGGCGGTGCCGCGGACGCCGCCGTTGCTCGGCGTCCCCTCCGTGATGGTGGGCGGGCCGAGCGCGGACACGGAGATCTGCGCGGAGAGCGTCTCCGGGCCGCCGACCTCGACGGCGGTGATGAGCAGTCCGCCGCCGTCTGGCAGGTCGATCGAGCAGGACCACTCGGTGCTGTCGTCCTGCGGCAGGATGCAGACCGGCTCGAGACCGTCGCCGACCTGCAGCTGGACCCCCGTGCCGGCGTCCTTCGTCCCGGTGACCGTGGTGCTGCCGCTGCCGATGAAGGAACCGGAATCGGGGCTCGTGATGGTCGGCCCGTCGAGCGGCGGTGGGGTCGGCGTCGCAGCGCTCTCGCTCGGGGTGGGGAGCGGTTCGGGCGTCGCCGATGCAGGGCCTGCGACGGTCGTCGTCCAGAGTCCGGCCGAGAGGAAGACGGCGAGGAGGATCGCGACGCGTCCGATCGAGCGATTCGATCGGACTCCTGTTACTGCGCGCGCGTGTTCCCCGGTCACCGTCTCCATTCCCCCAAGATCACTGCGGGAAGTCAACCTCCCGCGCCAGATCGGGTCACATTCTCGGCCGATCCGCACGGGAAAACCGTCGCGACAGGTGCGCTCGGGCCGGCGGTCCGCCATACTTGCGCGACTGGGTCATCCGTCCCAGTCGAATCGACCGCGATGGAGCGGTACGACCCGTAGGCGCCCCGGGAAGGGTTGCGATGCCGAGGATCTCCGTTGTCGACCGACGAGCCGAGCTGATCAGCGCCGCCCTCCGCGTCGTCGCAGCCGAGGGCGTCGCCGCCGCCACGACCAGGGCCATCGTGGCCGAGGCCGGGATGTCGCTGGCCAGCTTCCACTACGCCTTCGCCTCCCGCGACGAACTCCTCGCCGAACTGGTCGCGCACGTCGTCGAGCATGAACGCGTCGTCCTCGACGTCGGCGAGCTGCTGACGGACGAGGAGGCCAGTCAGGAGCATCCGCCCACTCTCGAGGCCGTCGTCCGTGCCGGCCTCGAACGCTACGTCGACCTCCTCCGCGCCGATCCGGCTCGGGAGGCGGCGATGCAGGAGCTCAGCGCCTACGCGATGCGGACGCCGGGCCTCGAGCACCTCGCGCTCGAGCAGTACCGACGGTACGAGGAGCTCGCGCGTGAGGCGCTCGCGCTCGCCGCCAGGGTCAGCGGCAGCACCTGGACGCAGCCCGTCGACGAGATCGCGCGGACCGTCATCGCCTTCACGGACGGCCTGACACTCGGCTGGCTGGTGCGACGCGACGATGCCGAAGCCCGGCGACTCGTCGGGACGGTGGCGCACCTCGTCGCAACCCTCGCCGAACCGGGATCGAGATGAGCGGCCTCGGCACCGCGGCAGTCGACCACCCGGCCGACCGACGGGTCACCGGGCGCTGGGTCGCCGCCTTCGCGGTCGCCTGGCTGGGCGTCTGGATGGCCCAGCTCGCCCCGCTGCAGCTCCTTCTGCCCGCGCAGATCGACGCGACGCTCGCTCCCGAGCACTGGGTGGACAGCGTCGTCGCCTTCGGTGTCGTCGCCGGGGCGGCCGGACTCTGCTCCATCGTCGTGTATCCGCTGACGGGCGCCCTGTCCGACCGCACACGGTCGCGGTTCGGGAGACGCCGCCCGTGGATCGCAGCTGGTGCGCTCGTCTTCGCCCTGGGGCTCGTCCTCCTCGGACTCCAGACCGGCATCGTCGGCATCGGCGTCTGCTGGTGCCTCGCCATCATCGGCTTCTGCATCCTCGGAGCGGCGCTCACCGCGACCATCTCCGATCAGGTGCCCGTGGGGCAGCGCGGCTTCGTCTCGGGGTGGATCTCCGCTCCGCAGGCCGTCGGGGTCATCCTCGGCATCGCCCTCCTGCTCCTGCTCGGCACCCAGATGGTCGTGGGGTACCTGGCGCTCGCCGTCCTCCTCATCGTGCTCGTCGTGCCGTTCCTGCGGCTACCCGATCCACTCCCGACGGGTGATCGACCCGTGCCACTCACCGCGCACGAGCTCCTGGAGAGCCTCTGGATCTCACCGCGACGCCATCCCGACTTCGCCTGGACCATGCTCAGCCGCGTCCTCGTGAACCTCGGCAACGCCTTCAGCACCTCGCTGCTGTTCTACTTCCTGCTCTTCGGGCTCGGGGACGCCGACGCCGAGACCGACCTCCTGCTGGTCACGGTCGTCTACACGGTGTTCGTCGTCGGGTCCTCGATCCTGCTCGGCCGACTGTCCGACCGCATCGGCCGACGACGAGTCTTCGTCGTCGCGGCCTCAGCCTCACAGGCGCTCGCCGCACTCCTGCTCGCGATCTGGCCCTCGCTGCCGATGGGGTTCGTGTCGGCGGCGCTCATCGGGCTCGGCTACGGCTGTTTCATGTCGGTCGACCAGGCGCTCGCAACGCAGGTCCTGCCGGACCCGGCGTCGCACGGCAAGGACCTCGGCATCATGAACATCGCCCAGGCGGTGCCGCAGGCGGTCGCTCCGCTCATCGGCGCCTGCCTCGTCGCCTGGCTCGGCGGATTCGCCGGCCTCTACCTCGTCTCCGCGGCCTGCGCCGTCGCAGGGGCGGTCGCCGTCACCCGAGTACGAGGAGTGCGCTGATGAGCATCGAACTGACCGCAGGCGGCCGGGTGTCCGACCCGATGCCCTGGCTCGACCCGAGACGGTACTGGGGCGGTATCGAGCGGGCCGTGTCGGACGTCGACTCGCCCGTCGCCGTCCTGCAGCTCGGAGCCCTCCGCCACAACACGCACGACATGCTCCGACGGGCCGCGGGGAAACCGATCCGCGTCGCCAGCAAATCCATCCGTGTCCGAGCGGTGATCGACGCGCTCCTCAGACAACCCGGATACGCCGGCGTGCTGGCCTACTCCCTGTCCGAGGCGCTCTGGTTGTCCGAGACGGTGGACGACATCGTGGTCGGCTACCCGACGGCGGAGCGGGGTGCCATCGCGCGGCTGGCAGCCGACGAACGGGCGGCCTCGCGGATCACCCTGATGATCGACTCCCTCGACCACCTCGACCTCGTCGACGCGGTGACACCTCCGGAGCGACGTGCACGCATCCGCGTGTGCATCGAGCTCGACGCCTCGTTCCGCGCGCCCGCCCTCGGCCACGTCGGTGTCCGCCGCTCGCCCCTGCGCACGCCGGACGAGGTCCGGGCTCTCGCGGAGGCGGTCGTCGCCCGACCCGGTTTCAGCCTGGTCGGGATCATGGCCTACGAGGCGCAGATCGCCGGGCAGGGGGACGACCTCGCGGGTCGACCGGCGTGGTCGGCTGCGCTCCGCGCGATCCAGCGGCGCTCGTGGGCCGAACTCCGGGAACGTCGTGCCGCCGTGGTCGCGGAGGTGCGAGCGGTCGCGGAGCTGGAGTTCGTCAACGGCGGCGGGACGGGATCCCTGGAGCTCACCGCGTCCGACGACTCGGTGACCGAGATCGCCGCCGGGAGTGGCGTCTTCGGCGGACACCTCTTCGACCACTACCGGGCGTTCACCCCGGCACCGGCCGCGGCATTCGGTCTGTCGGTCGTCCGGAAGCCGTCGCCGGAGCTCGCGACGATCCTCGGCGGCGGATGGGTCGCCTCCGGTCCGCCAGGGCTCGACCGCCTCCCGCTCATCGCGTGGCCGGAGGGCCTCGAGATGCTCCCGCGGGAGATGGCCGGCGAGGTGCAGACGCCGGTCTCCGGGGCTGCGGCTGCGTCGCTCCGGCTCGGTGACCGCGTCTGGTTGCGGCACACGAAGTCCGGGGAGCTCAGCGAACGGGTGGACGCCTTCCACGTGGTCGGGGACGACGGGGTGGAAGCCGTCCTACCGACGTACCGCGGCGAAGGGCAGGGGTTCGTCTGATGGGGAAGACGACATCGTGGACGAACTGGGCGCGGACCGAGCGGGCATGGCCCGTGCGGGTCGAGCGGCCCGACTCGGTCGGCGCGGTGCAGCGCCTCGTGCGTGCTGCAGCGGGGGCGGGCCTTCCGATCAAGGCGGTCGGAGCCGGACACAGCTTCACCGGGATCGCCGTCGCGCCCGGTGTGCTGCTCGAGCTCGACGCCCTGAGCGGTCTGGTCCGGGTCGATCGGGAACGCAACCGCGTGACCCTCCGCGCCGGTACGCGCCTCCATGACATCCCGCGCCTCCTCGAACCGTACGGTCTCGCCATGCCGAACCTCGGCGACATCGACCGGCAGTCCGTGGCCGGCGCGATCTCCACTGGCACACACGGGACCGGGATGGCGTTCGGCGGCATCGCGACGCAGGTCGTCGGGGTGACGATGGTGACGGCGGAGGGCGAGCTGCTGACGTCGGACGCCCAGCAGGAACCAGGGCTCCTCCCGGCGCTGGCGCTCGGGCTCGGAGCGCTCGGGATCCTCGTCGAGGTCACGCTGCAGTGCGTCCCGGCGTTCGTACTGCACGCGGTGGAACGGCCTGAGTCGCTCGACGAGCTGCTGCCAGCGCTGCTCGACCGGGCCGCCGCCGTCGACCACTTCGAGTTCTACTGGTTCCCGCACACCGCGACCGCCCTGACCAAGACGAACCACCGGCTGCCGGGTGACGCGCCCACCAGGCCACTCCGCCCGGTCGCGAAGTGGGTCGACGACACGCTCCTCGCCAACGGGGTCTACCGGGTCCTCTGCAACACGGGCGTCGTCGCGCCGGCCACCGTCCCGCGCGTGAACCGGCTCGCGGACCGCCTCGTCGGCGACCGTGAGTTCACCGATCGGTCGACGCGCGTGTTCACCACGAGCCGCACGGTGCGGTTCGTGGAGATGGAGTACGCGGTGCCGCTCGAGCACCTCCCGACCGCGTTCGCCCGGATCCGCGCACTCATCGAGGAGCGGGGGTGGCGGATCTCCTTCCCCATCGAGGTCCGGGTCGCGGCGGCCGACGAGCTGTGGCTCTCCACGGCATCAGGTCGTGCGACCGGATACGTCGCCGTGCACCGCTTCTTCCGTGAGGACCCGGGGGAGTACTTCCGCGCCGTCGAGGCGATCATGATCGAGTTGGGCGGTCGGCCCCACTGGGGCAAACTGCACGGCCGTGACGCGTCGTCCCTGCGCGGCGTCTATCCTCGCTTCGACGAGTTCGTCCGCCTCCGCGACCGCCTCGACCCCGGCCGCCTGTTCGGCAACCGGTACCTCGCCCGCGTCCTCGGCGAGTGACGGCCCGCCGGGTGTCCGGTGCGTCCGCGCTGCACGCCTGCTGCGTGCTTCCTCCGAACTCCCCAAGGGCACCGGTGGGTCGCAGGTAGAATGAGCAGACCCGCTCTCCATCGACTCACAAGGAGCCCATCCTCATGGAATGGCTGATCCCAGTCCTCATCGTCGTCGCCCTGGTCGTCATCGTCGGCATCTACTTCTGGGTGACGTACAACTCGCTCGTGACGCTGAACGTGCGGGTCGAGGAAGCATGGAGCGACATCACCGTCCAGCTGAAGCGACGCGCCGACCTCATCCCGAACCTCATCGAGGCGGTCAAGGGGTACGCGGCGCACGAGAAGGCCGTGTTCGAGAACGTGACGAAGGCTCGTGCCGAGACGCTCACCGCGCAGGGGCCGGCGGCCGTGAGTGAGGCCGAGACCCACATGCAGCAGGCGCTGAAGAGCATCTTCGCCGTCGCGGAGGCCTACCCGCAGCTGCAGGCGAGCCAGAACTTCCTCCAGCTCCAGTCCGAGATCGTCGACACCGAGGACAAGATCCAGGCCTCGCGCCGCTTCTACAACGGCGGTGTCCGGGAGCTGAACACCAAGGTCAAGGTGTTCCCGAACAACCTGTTCGCCAAGGGCCTCGGCTTCTCGGAGCACGACTTCTTCGAGGTCACCGACAACGCGGCGATCGCCGAACCGCCGCGCGTCCAGTTCTGACGTGCGGTAGCGCAGTCCCATGTACCGCGCCATCGCCAGGAACAAGCTCAACACGGTCCTGATCTTCGTCGTCTTCCTGGTCATCATCGGCGGCCTCGGTTGGCTCGCGGGGTATCTCTACCAGAACCTGACGATCACGATCGTGGTGCTCGTCGTGGCCGTCGTGTACGCGGTGATCCAGTACTTCTTCGCCGGGCGGCAGGCCATCGCGATGACCGGTGCGCAGCGCATCGAGCTGGCCGACAACCCGAGGCTGTACCGCATCGTCGAGAACCTCGCGATCACCACCGGGACGCCGATGCCCGAGGTGTACCTCATCGTCGACCCGGCGCCCAACGCCTTCGCGACGGGTCGCGACCCCCAGCACGCGATGGTGGCCGCGACGACCGGCCTCCTCGAGATCCTCAACGACGCCGAGCTGGAGGGGGTCATGGCCCACGAACTCGGTCACGTCCGCAACTACGACATCCGCGTGTCCATGGTCGTCTTCGGGCTCGTCGTCGCGATCGGGTTCCTCTCCGACATGCTCCTCCGGATGACGATCTGGGGTGGCGGCAACCGGAACAACAACAACGGCGGCAACCCCGTCATGCTCATCATCGGCATCGTGGCGATGCTCGTGGCACCGCTGCTCGCGACGCTCGTCCAGCTGTCCATCTCACGGCAGCGTGAGTACCTCGCCGACGCGACGGGCGCCCTCACGACCCGTCACCCGGAAGCGCTCGCGAGCGCGCTGGGGAAGCTCGCCGCCTACGGTCGACCGATGGCGAAGCAGAACTCGTCCATGGCGCACCTCTGGATCTCCGACCCGTTGAAGCCCGGCGCGGTGGCCCGCTTGTTCAGCACCCACCCGCCGCTTGTCGAACGGATCAAGCGCCTGAGCACCATCGGCGGCGGCTTCTAGGCGAGGGCCTCCCGGCCCCGGATACACGAATGGGGCGGCACCCGGAGGTGCCGCCCCATTCGGCGTTCAGGCGAGAACCGTTACTCGGTCTGCTCGTCGGAGTCGAACGTCACCGTGACCTTGTCGTCGGCGTCGATCGTGATCTTGCCGGGGAAGTTCAGGTACGTGTCCCACACCTGCTGACCCGCCACGGCGCTGCCGTACCAGGAGGCGTCGAACGAGCCGTCGATCCGGCCGTCCGAGGTGTAGAAGTACGAACCGCTCTCATCGACTTCGACGGTCGGGGGAGAGGTGAGCGTCCAGGTCACCGGGCCGACACTCGTGAACTGCTTCTGCTGCCAGTCCGGCATGACGCCACAGGTGGTGTCGAGCGTGGTGGCGTCGAGGCACTTCTCGATCATCGCGACGACCTGCTTCGTGACCTCGGTCGTGAGCGCCTCGGTGGCGGTCACGTCGATGTCGATGAAGGCCGAACCCTCGCCGGCGCTGTACGAGCTCAGCGTGATGGTCTGGGCGTCGCCCTGCAGGTACTTGCTCTCCGGCGGAGCGACCGTGTAGATGGCCGGGTAGGCGAACAGGCTCTCGTCGGACGCGCCGTCGAAGTTGACGCCGTTGACGCTGAACGCCGTGCCACCGAGACCGGTGTAGACGTTGATGCTGCCGACGAGGGAGCTGGCGAGCTTCCACTGGTCGAAGAACAGGAACTGCTTGCCTTCGCTCTCGAGCGTGACCGAGTCCTCGTACTTCTTGCCACCGAGTTCGTACGTGACCTGCACGCGTGCCTCGCCGTTGCGGTTGTAGACGCGGCCGACCTCAGGGTT
This region includes:
- a CDS encoding D-arabinono-1,4-lactone oxidase; translated protein: MGKTTSWTNWARTERAWPVRVERPDSVGAVQRLVRAAAGAGLPIKAVGAGHSFTGIAVAPGVLLELDALSGLVRVDRERNRVTLRAGTRLHDIPRLLEPYGLAMPNLGDIDRQSVAGAISTGTHGTGMAFGGIATQVVGVTMVTAEGELLTSDAQQEPGLLPALALGLGALGILVEVTLQCVPAFVLHAVERPESLDELLPALLDRAAAVDHFEFYWFPHTATALTKTNHRLPGDAPTRPLRPVAKWVDDTLLANGVYRVLCNTGVVAPATVPRVNRLADRLVGDREFTDRSTRVFTTSRTVRFVEMEYAVPLEHLPTAFARIRALIEERGWRISFPIEVRVAAADELWLSTASGRATGYVAVHRFFREDPGEYFRAVEAIMIELGGRPHWGKLHGRDASSLRGVYPRFDEFVRLRDRLDPGRLFGNRYLARVLGE
- a CDS encoding MFS transporter, which encodes MSGLGTAAVDHPADRRVTGRWVAAFAVAWLGVWMAQLAPLQLLLPAQIDATLAPEHWVDSVVAFGVVAGAAGLCSIVVYPLTGALSDRTRSRFGRRRPWIAAGALVFALGLVLLGLQTGIVGIGVCWCLAIIGFCILGAALTATISDQVPVGQRGFVSGWISAPQAVGVILGIALLLLLGTQMVVGYLALAVLLIVLVVPFLRLPDPLPTGDRPVPLTAHELLESLWISPRRHPDFAWTMLSRVLVNLGNAFSTSLLFYFLLFGLGDADAETDLLLVTVVYTVFVVGSSILLGRLSDRIGRRRVFVVAASASQALAALLLAIWPSLPMGFVSAALIGLGYGCFMSVDQALATQVLPDPASHGKDLGIMNIAQAVPQAVAPLIGACLVAWLGGFAGLYLVSAACAVAGAVAVTRVRGVR
- a CDS encoding TetR/AcrR family transcriptional regulator; the encoded protein is MPRISVVDRRAELISAALRVVAAEGVAAATTRAIVAEAGMSLASFHYAFASRDELLAELVAHVVEHERVVLDVGELLTDEEASQEHPPTLEAVVRAGLERYVDLLRADPAREAAMQELSAYAMRTPGLEHLALEQYRRYEELAREALALAARVSGSTWTQPVDEIARTVIAFTDGLTLGWLVRRDDAEARRLVGTVAHLVATLAEPGSR
- a CDS encoding alanine racemase yields the protein MSIELTAGGRVSDPMPWLDPRRYWGGIERAVSDVDSPVAVLQLGALRHNTHDMLRRAAGKPIRVASKSIRVRAVIDALLRQPGYAGVLAYSLSEALWLSETVDDIVVGYPTAERGAIARLAADERAASRITLMIDSLDHLDLVDAVTPPERRARIRVCIELDASFRAPALGHVGVRRSPLRTPDEVRALAEAVVARPGFSLVGIMAYEAQIAGQGDDLAGRPAWSAALRAIQRRSWAELRERRAAVVAEVRAVAELEFVNGGGTGSLELTASDDSVTEIAAGSGVFGGHLFDHYRAFTPAPAAAFGLSVVRKPSPELATILGGGWVASGPPGLDRLPLIAWPEGLEMLPREMAGEVQTPVSGAAAASLRLGDRVWLRHTKSGELSERVDAFHVVGDDGVEAVLPTYRGEGQGFV
- a CDS encoding LemA family protein codes for the protein MEWLIPVLIVVALVVIVGIYFWVTYNSLVTLNVRVEEAWSDITVQLKRRADLIPNLIEAVKGYAAHEKAVFENVTKARAETLTAQGPAAVSEAETHMQQALKSIFAVAEAYPQLQASQNFLQLQSEIVDTEDKIQASRRFYNGGVRELNTKVKVFPNNLFAKGLGFSEHDFFEVTDNAAIAEPPRVQF
- a CDS encoding rhodanese-like domain-containing protein, whose amino-acid sequence is MQEITPTELSKLEQAVIIDVREADEVAVASVPGARHLPMSSFLDHLDEVPREETVYVMCHSGGRSARVTGYLEQQGYDAVNVTGGISEWAASGLPVERPADAG
- a CDS encoding M48 family metalloprotease; this translates as MYRAIARNKLNTVLIFVVFLVIIGGLGWLAGYLYQNLTITIVVLVVAVVYAVIQYFFAGRQAIAMTGAQRIELADNPRLYRIVENLAITTGTPMPEVYLIVDPAPNAFATGRDPQHAMVAATTGLLEILNDAELEGVMAHELGHVRNYDIRVSMVVFGLVVAIGFLSDMLLRMTIWGGGNRNNNNGGNPVMLIIGIVAMLVAPLLATLVQLSISRQREYLADATGALTTRHPEALASALGKLAAYGRPMAKQNSSMAHLWISDPLKPGAVARLFSTHPPLVERIKRLSTIGGGF